From a single Sorghum bicolor cultivar BTx623 chromosome 5, Sorghum_bicolor_NCBIv3, whole genome shotgun sequence genomic region:
- the LOC8060076 gene encoding chalcone synthase isoform X1, whose amino-acid sequence MDHGWDKDDTHCTGRRRATILGLGVAVPEHVWLQKSFPDYYFEITNCNHMMNLKDTFKNICEKTMIEKRHVYMSDDLLRRNPCITAYKAPSLDLRQELANATVPELGSAAARAAIQDWGRQASDVTHLVFCTTVSGCMPGADFELVKLLGLPLSTKRFMLYQAGCHGGGIALRLAKDLAENNPGARVLVVCSEVITMAMRGPSETHMGNLVGQAIFGDAAGAAIVGAVAGDDLMAGEERPLFEMVSASQDIIPGTEEAVVSKLYEEGIVYTLHRDVALHISSNIERLVKAALDRVGVAKDWNDEVFWVVHPGGRDILDRVQTKLGLRTEKLEASREVMRQHGNTLSSCVILVMEAMRRRSAERAWRTPGEGLEWGLLFGFGPGLTVETIVLRALPYDCQAAV is encoded by the exons ATGGACCATGGGTGGGACAAGGACGATACTCATTGTACCGGCAGACGACGAGCAACAATATTGGGATTAGGCGTCGCTGTTCCGGAGCATGTGTGGCTGCAGAAGTCGTTCCCGGATTACTATTTCGAGATTACAAATTGCAATCACATGATGAATCTAAAAGACACGTTTAAAAACATTT GTGAGAAGACTATGATTGAGAAGAGGCATGTGTACATGTCTGACGACTTGTTGAGGCGCAACCCATGCATCACTGCCTACAAGGCTCCCTCGCTTGACCTGCGTCAGGAGCTCGCCAACGCCACGGTACCCGAGCTCGGATCGGCGGCTGCACGGGCGGCGATTCAAGACTGGGGCCGGCAGGCATCCGACGTCACGCACCTTGTCTTCTGCACGACGGTGAGCGGCTGCATGCCCGGCGCCGACTTCGAGCTCGTCAAGCTCCTCGGCCTTCCGCTCTCCACGAAACGCTTCATGCTGTACCAGGCCGGGTGCCACGGCGGCGGCATCGCGCTCCGTCTCGCCAAGGACCTCGCCGAGAACAACCCCGGCGCCCGGGTGCTGGTGGTGTGCTCCGAGGTGATCACCATGGCGATGCGCGGCCCCTCGGAGACCCACATGGGGAACCTCGTCGGGCAGGCCATCTTCGGCGACGCCGCCGGCGCGGCCATCGTCGGAGCTGTTGCCGGTGACGACCTCATGGCCGGCGAAGAGCGTCCCTTGTTCGAGATGGTGTCGGCGTCCCAGGACATCATCCCGgggacggaggaggcggtggtctcCAAGCTGTACGAGGAGGGGATAGTGTACACTCTCCACCGGGACGTGGCGCTGCACATCTCGAGCAACATAGAGCGGCTCGTCAAGGCGGCGCTGGACCGCGTCGGGGTGGCCAAGGACTGGAACGACGAGGTGTTCTGGGTCGTGCACCCGGGCGGCAGGGACATATTGGACAGAGTGCAGACCAAGCTTGGGCTGAGGACGGAGAAGCTGGAGGCGTCGAGGGAGGTCATGAGGCAGCATGGCAACACGCTCAGCTCCTGCGTCATTCTTGTCATGGAGGCGATGCGGCGGAGGTCGGCGGAGCGCGCATGGCGCACGCCAGGAGAAGGCCTCGAGTGGGGGCTTCTCTTCGGTTTCGGCCCTGGCCTCACCGTTGAGACCATCGTCCTCCGTGCTCTACCCTACGATTGTCAAGCTGCCGTGTAA
- the LOC8060076 gene encoding chalcone synthase isoform X2: MIEKRHVYMSDDLLRRNPCITAYKAPSLDLRQELANATVPELGSAAARAAIQDWGRQASDVTHLVFCTTVSGCMPGADFELVKLLGLPLSTKRFMLYQAGCHGGGIALRLAKDLAENNPGARVLVVCSEVITMAMRGPSETHMGNLVGQAIFGDAAGAAIVGAVAGDDLMAGEERPLFEMVSASQDIIPGTEEAVVSKLYEEGIVYTLHRDVALHISSNIERLVKAALDRVGVAKDWNDEVFWVVHPGGRDILDRVQTKLGLRTEKLEASREVMRQHGNTLSSCVILVMEAMRRRSAERAWRTPGEGLEWGLLFGFGPGLTVETIVLRALPYDCQAAV, translated from the coding sequence ATGATTGAGAAGAGGCATGTGTACATGTCTGACGACTTGTTGAGGCGCAACCCATGCATCACTGCCTACAAGGCTCCCTCGCTTGACCTGCGTCAGGAGCTCGCCAACGCCACGGTACCCGAGCTCGGATCGGCGGCTGCACGGGCGGCGATTCAAGACTGGGGCCGGCAGGCATCCGACGTCACGCACCTTGTCTTCTGCACGACGGTGAGCGGCTGCATGCCCGGCGCCGACTTCGAGCTCGTCAAGCTCCTCGGCCTTCCGCTCTCCACGAAACGCTTCATGCTGTACCAGGCCGGGTGCCACGGCGGCGGCATCGCGCTCCGTCTCGCCAAGGACCTCGCCGAGAACAACCCCGGCGCCCGGGTGCTGGTGGTGTGCTCCGAGGTGATCACCATGGCGATGCGCGGCCCCTCGGAGACCCACATGGGGAACCTCGTCGGGCAGGCCATCTTCGGCGACGCCGCCGGCGCGGCCATCGTCGGAGCTGTTGCCGGTGACGACCTCATGGCCGGCGAAGAGCGTCCCTTGTTCGAGATGGTGTCGGCGTCCCAGGACATCATCCCGgggacggaggaggcggtggtctcCAAGCTGTACGAGGAGGGGATAGTGTACACTCTCCACCGGGACGTGGCGCTGCACATCTCGAGCAACATAGAGCGGCTCGTCAAGGCGGCGCTGGACCGCGTCGGGGTGGCCAAGGACTGGAACGACGAGGTGTTCTGGGTCGTGCACCCGGGCGGCAGGGACATATTGGACAGAGTGCAGACCAAGCTTGGGCTGAGGACGGAGAAGCTGGAGGCGTCGAGGGAGGTCATGAGGCAGCATGGCAACACGCTCAGCTCCTGCGTCATTCTTGTCATGGAGGCGATGCGGCGGAGGTCGGCGGAGCGCGCATGGCGCACGCCAGGAGAAGGCCTCGAGTGGGGGCTTCTCTTCGGTTTCGGCCCTGGCCTCACCGTTGAGACCATCGTCCTCCGTGCTCTACCCTACGATTGTCAAGCTGCCGTGTAA